The Acidobacteriota bacterium DNA segment GCGTGAGTTTTTGGAATTCTTCCTGGGTCATCAGGTGATAGACCGCGTTCGGGTCACGCAATTGCACTGGCGTCATGGATTTTTCGGCCAGTTTGGTTTCAATTGCCAGGATGGTTTTGGCTTTTTCGGTGGTGGATGCCGGGTCTTCACCGATCAATTCCAGCATTTTGGCGACGTGTTTGACATACTCTTCGCGGGTTTTGACCGATTTTTCGTCGGTTTTGATGTAGTACTCCCGATTTGGCAGTCCCAATCCGCTTTGATTCACGCCAGCAATGACCTTGCTGCTGTCCTTGAGGTCTACGTCTGAGCCGAATTTAAAGGGTGTGGTCACTCCAATCGTCTGAAAGTGGGCAAAGGTTGTGAGCAACTCATCAGCATTGCGAATTCCATCAATTCGCTTTAATTCTGGCTGGAGCGGCTTGATGCCGGCGGCCTCGATTTTGTCGAGGTCCATGCCTGACGCATAAAAGTCACCGATTTGCTGCTCCGTGCTGCCTTTGGCCGCTTTGGGATTGGCGGCAGCCTGTTCCAGGATCGTGCGCATTCGATCCTGGTTTTGTTTATGGACTTCGTTAAAGGTGTCCCAGGCCGGGTAGGCACCTGGAATCGGGGTTTTTGCCATCCAGCCGCCATTGGCAAACTGGTTGAAATCTTCGCAGGGTTTGCATTTGGTATCCAGATTGGCTGGATCAAAGCCCGGATTGGTCGGGGCTTTGGGGTGATTGGCCAGGGTCGTATATGGACCGGCCAGGAAACTCAGGGCGAGTGCTCCAACGAACAACTTTTGGACGAACAGACGCATGGGTGATGATACCTCAAGATGAATTCAATTCCGGTTTTTGAATCCGGTTGTGATCGGAATGATTTGCAGGGTGAACGCAGACGCCGAAAAAAGAAAAATGGCCCGGAACAGCGTGTGCTGTCTGGCGGTGCGTTCGATTTGGATTTTGGATTGGTTTGAGCCTGTGAATGCCCCCCTTAACGAAGTAATCCGGGGTTTGGTTCGTTCAGAACCTTCAAAAAGATGAAAAACAGCACTCCTCTCATTTTTCTCACCGCATTGACCCTTTTTCCAGCTTTTTCCTGTTTACCTCAATAAGAGCCATTCCACAGTTTTGACCCAATTCTTAAAAGCAGTTGAGAGAATGATTTTTGTTGAGCCTTCAAGCGTTTGCTTGAATAAAGAGGCGATTGTTTTTATGACACACCTGAACCCTCAGTCACCAGGATTGCAATTGCGCCCATATCTTTTGAGTGCGCTGCTATTTGCGCTTTCCTACCCGTCATTTCCGTGGGTTCGCCTCGAAATTCTGGCCTGGATCTGGATGGTGCCGATGTTGCTGGCGCTGAGGTCGGTGGAGTCGTTCTGGCGGTTTACTCTCCTGGCTGGAATAACCATGATGAGTGGCTGGGCTTGTGCCATGTCCTGGCTGGCCTGGGGAAGTACCGCTGGTGCGATGGCGATTGTGTTTCTGGTGAGTGTGGTAACGACGGTGCCATTTGCCGCTTTTTTTGTGATCCAGAAAGTACTTGGCCGACGATGGGCGCTCCTGACGTTGCCTGTGGTTTGGACAGCCTGGGAATGGTGCTATCAAAACATTGACGGGATGGTTGCCTGGCCAGGAATTGCCGTCACCCAGCACAAACTGACCTGGTTGATTCAGTACATTGATATCACTGGAATGTGGGGAATTGTCTTCTGGCTGGTATTGCTCAATATATTGATTGTGATGGCGGTTGAAACCAGGGGACAGGGGACAGGGGACAGGGGACAGGATTGGAAAACCAGAGGACAGGGGACAGGGGACAGGGGACAGGGGCGGAATAAGTCAGAGTCGAATTCAATTTCTTCACTCTCAATTCTTCATTCTTCATTCTCAATTCTCAATTCTTCATTCATTCAGCGATTGGTTTTGATCGCGGTCGTGATGTTTGGCCTGCCGCTGCTTTATGCCGCTTTTATTTTTTCCCAGGTGGACCAGTCGGCTGGAGGTCAGTCAATCCGAGTGATGGCGGTTCAGCCAAATATTGATCCCTGGCAGAAATCGTCGCCTGAAATTCGTCAAAAAGTCGTGGGCAGTATTGTGAATCAGACCAATGAAGCACTGAATATCAGACCTGAAAAGCCAGATCTGATTGTCTGGCCGGAAGTTGCGATTCCCGTGCCGCTTCTGCAGGACGAGCTTGCCCGGGAATTTGTCTTCCGCAATGTAACGCGATGGAATATCCCGGTGGTGACTGGCACGATTGATGCCCGAAAAAATACTGAGCCGGCGGCTGTGTCTTCAACCGGGCTGGAAAACTCGAAGAAAAAGCCTGAGTTGTACAATGCTGCAGTGTTTTTGGCGCCGCTGCAGACTGAATCCGGAACCCGGTTAATTCGTCCATCTGAGCCGTACCATAAACGCAAGTTGATGCCTTTTGCCGAAGAAGTGCCCTATTCAAAGCACTTTCCGGGTCTTTCCAGTCTGGCAGTTGAGCTGAATTGGAATCAGACATTCACACGTGGTAATGGATTGACCTTGTTTTCCGTTCAACAGGGCCCAGGACAGGTCGTCAAAGTTGCCGCGCCGATTTGTTATGAACATTTTTACCCGTCACTGATCGCGGAGTTTGTCCGAAACGGCGCCCAGGTCATCACACTGCTCAGTAACGATGCCTGGTTTTCAAAATCGCACGGTGAATACCAGATTGCGGCGTTCACGACGCTGAGAGCGATTGAAACCCGTCGGTCAATTGTTCGCTGCACCAACACCGGTCTGACCTGTTTTATTGATCCATTTGGGCGAGTGTACCGGGATATTCCCTGGTGGCAGGAAGATTCAGTTACGGGTGACGTCGCCCTTTCTTCTCGGATGAGCCTGTATGTTCGTTTTCCAGATGCTTTTCCAAAAATTTGTTTCTGTGGGGTGGTGGTTTTGGGGATTGTCGCCGGGCTAAACCGGGTGAGGTTCCCAAAAAATTGATCGTGTGAGAGTGAAGGTACCCTCAATCTCAGCTATTGATAAGGAGTTCGTGTATGTCGAAGAGAATCGTTGGAATCTGTCTAACCGCGCTGTTTCTGGAACTTGCCGTGCTATTGGGTGCATTTGAACCCACCATCAATGCCTCCACTGGCACTACTACAGGGCCGGGTTCGGATGATGGTTCAAGGCCGGGGTTTCGGGGAATTGCGCAATTCCGAAATGAAGCCCAACTGTATGGTAGCCCCCGATATGGCGAGTCATTGGAAAAGATGGCGGCCAAAAATGCGCAGGTTGAAAACCGGAGGCGGGCAACGGGTTCAACGATATTGTCACTGATCCTGATTTCCGGAGGGCTGGCTGGGGCGATACTGCTGGCTGGTGGCCTGAACCTGAAAGGCAGTGTTGGGGTACTGGCGGCCAAAGGGGCCTTTTCAGTCATGGCCTTCACTCTGGTGTTTGGTGTGGCACGAATCGGGGATTTCTCAATTTTTGGGGTGAAGAAAGGTGCCGCTCCATCAAATTCACCTGTTCGACAGGGAAGCGCCGCCCCAGAATTTGACGCGTCATTTGAAATCGGCGGCAGCGGCGTTACCCAAATCGGAGGGACGGTGATTGACACCGCCGGCAATCTGTATGTGACCGGAGGCTTTCAAAACGCCGTTTATTTCAACACGACGCCTCTTCCAACCCGACTCAAAGCGACCCAGGATTATGATTTCTTTGTGGCCAAATTTAGCCCGGATCGAAAATGTCTGTGGGCACGCGTCGCCAACGGTTCTGATTCAATTGGACAAGGGTTGTCACTCGAAGGTGGTTTGACCATTACGGTGGATGCAACCGGCAATTGCTATGTGGGAGGCGGGTTTGTTTCTGTCCTGTCCTTTAAAAATGGGGCGGGACAGGAAGTGGCGACCTTGTCGGATTCCGGAGATGGCGTCAACACCGAGCCATTTTTGGTCAAATATTCGCCGGATGGAACCTTGCTCTGGGCCAGAGGTGGGAACAGTGGCAGCCCGCAATCTCCTGATTCATTAAATTCTGGAATTAATGGAGTGATTGATATTGTCCTGGACCAGCAAGGAAATCCATATGTGTGTGGAAGCTCTGCCGCCAGGCAATTCCTTGGACAACCCGTGCAACACAGCAGCGGGGTGGGCATTGTGATTGCTCGCATCAACCAGCAGACTGGCGAGCCAGTGTGGACGACAAGCGTGAGCGGGACTGACCACATTGGTATTCTGGGGTTGACGATAGACAGGGCTGACAATCTGTACGCGGTTGGTAACTTTGTGGGAGGCCCTGTGACCTTTCCAACTCAGCCTGGGCCAACCAGTTTCACCAATAACGACAATTTGGGTGAGAATACCTACATTGCGAAATATACAAAGGATGGGCAATGCCTGTTTGCCCGGCAGATCAAGGGAGCTACTATCGGATTTGATATTGCTGCCACTGCGACGGGTGAGTTTTACGTGGCGGGCGGATATTTGACCAGAGCCGATTTTGGAGGCTTTTCGTTGGAAAGCTCTGCCACTGGTGCGTCGGGGTTTCTGGCGAAATATAGTGCTGAAGGGGCACTGCTGTTTGTTCGGGAGTTTGGTAAAACTCGATACACCCGGGCCAGTCGAGTGATGATTGACCCAACTGGTACGGTCTATGTGATTGGAACGCTCGTGGGGGAAGCTGATTTTGGTACAGAAGGCCCGACTCCAACCTCGCTGGTTTCCCCAAATGCAGGAATGTTTGTGGCGGCTTACAATGCAGCCGGTGTCTTTCAATTTGTCAAACAGGTCATCGGTGCGAACAACTTGAGCTTGAATTTAATTGGTCGCAATGCGAATACCCAATTACTGGTTGAACCAATCAACGCGGCAATTCACCCGCTCACTGGTCAGTTGCTGATGTCGGGAGACTTTAGCGGCAGATTACCACTCGGCAGTTTTATCACGCTTGAGAGTGACGACCAGGATTTCGACGGTGATGGCGAAGACGACAGCACCGATTTTGATGGGGATGGCGAGGAGGATGATGACGAGGACAATGATGATGACGATGATGACGATGATGACGATGACGATGATGACGATGACGATGATGATGGAGATGGAGATGGAGATGGCGACGGCGGAGAAGAAGGTCGCCAGTCAAGTTCCGACCGCAACGGCTTTATTGGCTACATTACACTTCCAGCCGTGACAGTTGATCCACCAACCGCAGAACTGAGCTTCCCAAAAGGAGGTGAAACCTTCTTCACTGGGAGCAACCTCACAATCACCTGGACCTCGTTTGATAAAGGTGGGGTTGTTTCACACGATCTGACTTTATCCACTGATGGCGGCAGCAGCTTTGCGACCAGTCTAGCGACAGGGTTACCAGGGGCAACCCAAAGCTTTGAGTACCGAATTCCAGCCACGCTTCAAACCGAAACGGGTCGCATCCGTCTCACGGCCACCAATGGGGCGAGGTTGACCGCTCAAGCCGTAACTCCAGCTAATTTCAGAATCACAACCCAAAGCAATGATCAGGTGAAGCCCGTGGTG contains these protein-coding regions:
- the lnt gene encoding apolipoprotein N-acyltransferase; its protein translation is MTHLNPQSPGLQLRPYLLSALLFALSYPSFPWVRLEILAWIWMVPMLLALRSVESFWRFTLLAGITMMSGWACAMSWLAWGSTAGAMAIVFLVSVVTTVPFAAFFVIQKVLGRRWALLTLPVVWTAWEWCYQNIDGMVAWPGIAVTQHKLTWLIQYIDITGMWGIVFWLVLLNILIVMAVETRGQGTGDRGQDWKTRGQGTGDRGQGRNKSESNSISSLSILHSSFSILNSSFIQRLVLIAVVMFGLPLLYAAFIFSQVDQSAGGQSIRVMAVQPNIDPWQKSSPEIRQKVVGSIVNQTNEALNIRPEKPDLIVWPEVAIPVPLLQDELAREFVFRNVTRWNIPVVTGTIDARKNTEPAAVSSTGLENSKKKPELYNAAVFLAPLQTESGTRLIRPSEPYHKRKLMPFAEEVPYSKHFPGLSSLAVELNWNQTFTRGNGLTLFSVQQGPGQVVKVAAPICYEHFYPSLIAEFVRNGAQVITLLSNDAWFSKSHGEYQIAAFTTLRAIETRRSIVRCTNTGLTCFIDPFGRVYRDIPWWQEDSVTGDVALSSRMSLYVRFPDAFPKICFCGVVVLGIVAGLNRVRFPKN